The following are encoded together in the Arcticibacterium luteifluviistationis genome:
- a CDS encoding polysaccharide biosynthesis/export family protein, which produces MLTEKYNIWAEPNQTMTHTKKLLSLLFLIALAFSTSCVNTAKFVYFQGGVTASNPSYLETPPVPVAKITQGDILAITVSSLNEESNEILNFQNINTLQMSNFPGQSGGSAGARQPLGYRVDSTGNVVIPFIGKQFVKDLTLMQASDKIKTEVEIYLKDPAVNVRFLNHKFSVLGEVNKVGTYNLLDDKTTLPEALAMAGDLSIYGKRDSVTIIRDAHGLREIGTVNLLSREVFQSPYFYIKNGDVIYVQPIKGKVTSTEQRVQLVPIFTGIATTIAVLLNIFLK; this is translated from the coding sequence TTGCTCACTGAAAAGTACAACATTTGGGCAGAGCCTAATCAGACTATGACACATACTAAAAAACTATTATCCTTACTATTTTTAATAGCCCTAGCTTTTTCTACGAGCTGTGTAAATACAGCTAAGTTTGTTTATTTTCAGGGAGGTGTCACTGCTTCCAATCCCTCTTACCTAGAAACACCACCTGTACCCGTAGCTAAGATAACTCAAGGAGACATTTTAGCCATAACGGTAAGTAGCTTAAACGAGGAATCTAATGAAATCTTAAACTTTCAAAACATTAACACCCTGCAAATGTCTAATTTCCCTGGTCAAAGCGGAGGTTCTGCGGGAGCTAGGCAACCACTGGGCTATAGAGTAGACTCTACAGGTAACGTGGTAATTCCCTTTATAGGCAAGCAATTTGTTAAAGATCTTACCCTTATGCAGGCAAGTGATAAAATAAAAACAGAGGTAGAAATCTACCTAAAAGACCCAGCAGTAAATGTTAGGTTTTTAAATCATAAGTTTTCTGTACTAGGGGAAGTAAATAAAGTGGGAACCTATAATTTATTAGACGATAAAACTACCCTACCCGAAGCCTTAGCCATGGCAGGTGACTTATCCATCTATGGAAAAAGAGACAGTGTAACCATCATAAGAGACGCACATGGCCTTAGAGAAATAGGCACGGTAAACCTATTAAGCAGAGAGGTTTTCCAAAGCCCCTATTTTTATATAAAAAATGGTGATGTTATATATGTACAACCTATAAAAGGAAAAGTAACCAGTACCGAGCAGCGTGTACAGCTAGTACCCATATTTACCGGCATAGCCACCACCATAGCTGTTTTGCTAAACATCTTCCTTAAATAA
- a CDS encoding UpxY family transcription antiterminator, whose product MPWYVLYTKSRNEKITAERLNEMGIKAYCPVLKKQKQWSDRKKTVLEPLFKSYVFVNIEEKHMREVFKSPGVVRYLYWLKRPAIVKDHEIQSIKNMLNDFDHNEIKMQDFGLNDTVIFESGPFINVEGKVLSSSGKKYEVFLPGLQMKIFVDTTQNKLKTIAH is encoded by the coding sequence ATGCCTTGGTATGTACTTTATACGAAATCTCGAAACGAAAAGATCACAGCCGAAAGATTAAACGAAATGGGCATAAAAGCTTACTGCCCCGTTTTGAAAAAACAAAAGCAATGGTCTGATAGAAAAAAGACAGTACTAGAACCGCTATTTAAGTCCTACGTATTTGTGAATATAGAAGAAAAACACATGCGTGAGGTATTTAAAAGCCCAGGCGTGGTACGCTACCTCTACTGGTTAAAGCGACCAGCCATAGTGAAAGATCATGAAATTCAAAGCATCAAAAACATGCTCAATGATTTTGATCACAATGAAATAAAAATGCAAGATTTTGGACTAAATGATACCGTTATTTTTGAATCGGGACCATTTATAAATGTAGAAGGAAAAGTGCTCTCATCTTCTGGCAAAAAATATGAAGTTTTTCTGCCCGGTTTACAAATGAAAATTTTTGTAGACACCACACAAAACAAACTTAAAACTATTGCTCACTGA
- the gmd gene encoding GDP-mannose 4,6-dehydratase produces MKKALITGITGQDGAYLAEFLLDKGYEVHGIKRRSSLFNTARIDHLYQDLHEAQVRFKLHYGDLSDSTNLIRIIQEVQPDEIYNLGAMSHVKVSFDQPEYVANVDGIGTLRILEAVRILGLTEKTRIYQASTSELYGLVQQVPQSETTPFYPRSPYAVAKMYAYWITVNYREAYNMFACNGILFNHESPLRGETFVTRKITRGLAQMVLGYTDCLYMGNLDSKRDWGHAKDYIEAMWLILQQDKPEDFVIATGITTTIRDFIRMAFAELGITLSFKGEGVEEIGTVESCSNADYQLEIGKKVIAIDPKYFRPTEVDLLIGDPTKCKEQLNWKPKYDLPALVKDMVWADVKLFNEKRQGDPIEMY; encoded by the coding sequence ATGAAAAAAGCATTGATTACCGGTATCACTGGACAAGACGGAGCTTATTTAGCCGAGTTTCTCTTAGATAAGGGTTATGAAGTGCATGGTATTAAAAGAAGATCTTCTCTCTTTAATACCGCCAGAATAGACCACTTATATCAAGACTTACATGAAGCACAGGTAAGATTTAAGCTTCATTATGGTGACTTAAGTGATTCTACTAACCTTATTCGTATTATTCAGGAAGTTCAGCCAGACGAAATTTACAATCTTGGAGCCATGTCTCATGTAAAAGTAAGTTTTGACCAACCAGAATATGTAGCAAATGTAGACGGCATTGGTACCTTACGTATCTTAGAAGCCGTTAGGATTTTAGGATTGACAGAAAAAACCAGAATTTATCAAGCTTCTACTTCAGAGCTTTATGGTTTAGTACAGCAAGTACCACAATCTGAAACAACACCATTTTACCCGCGTTCGCCGTATGCTGTTGCTAAAATGTATGCATACTGGATTACGGTAAATTACAGAGAAGCCTATAACATGTTTGCCTGTAATGGTATTCTTTTTAATCATGAGTCCCCACTGAGAGGAGAGACTTTTGTGACCCGAAAAATCACTAGAGGCTTAGCCCAAATGGTACTAGGTTATACTGATTGCCTATACATGGGAAACCTTGACTCTAAAAGAGATTGGGGACATGCCAAAGATTATATAGAAGCCATGTGGCTCATTTTGCAGCAAGATAAGCCTGAAGATTTTGTCATAGCTACGGGAATCACCACCACCATTAGAGATTTTATTAGAATGGCTTTTGCCGAACTTGGCATTACGCTAAGCTTTAAAGGCGAAGGAGTGGAAGAAATAGGAACGGTAGAAAGTTGTTCTAATGCCGACTATCAATTAGAAATAGGCAAGAAAGTTATCGCTATTGACCCTAAATATTTTAGACCTACTGAGGTAGATCTTTTGATAGGCGACCCTACAAAATGTAAGGAACAATTAAACTGGAAACCAAAGTATGACCTACCTGCTCTTGTGAAAGACATGGTATGGGCTGACGTTAAGTTGTTTAACGAAAAGCGACAAGGTGATCCAATCGAAATGTATTAG
- a CDS encoding helix-turn-helix transcriptional regulator, with amino-acid sequence MVKNNLDDEFKGLQLFVQELYGDPKSHKSIIPEKLQNDELEKLKIGRRRETFYFIVDFLRLEITEANGLDEMGFQEAHFDFKYYISILPEGAMRQLLFLLGKQTFKMAEKTFIGFMKPKFVALVPLKNSDGEMMLCKRTISVWQMSEEGKILSYLSEFTIIKPFENEAALPRFYDVDPKLRDVFDGLVKKIFNHLPAKENPFTHREIILLNLYIENPEKPFTAKQIAEKENLSIATVHSYNKNILTKARRFFNDNSIKSASDVAILMKKNGILS; translated from the coding sequence ATGGTAAAAAATAATTTAGATGATGAATTTAAAGGCTTACAGTTATTTGTGCAGGAACTCTACGGAGACCCGAAAAGCCACAAATCCATTATCCCAGAAAAGCTACAAAACGATGAACTAGAAAAATTGAAAATTGGAAGAAGGAGAGAAACCTTCTATTTCATTGTTGATTTTTTAAGATTAGAAATTACCGAGGCAAATGGTTTGGATGAAATGGGCTTTCAAGAAGCACACTTTGACTTTAAATATTACATTAGTATTTTGCCTGAAGGGGCCATGCGTCAGCTGCTTTTCTTACTAGGAAAACAAACTTTTAAAATGGCGGAAAAGACCTTCATAGGTTTTATGAAACCGAAATTTGTAGCCTTAGTTCCTCTTAAAAATAGTGATGGAGAAATGATGCTCTGCAAGAGAACCATATCTGTTTGGCAAATGTCAGAAGAAGGGAAAATTCTCTCTTATCTATCAGAGTTTACCATTATCAAGCCTTTTGAAAACGAAGCTGCTTTACCACGCTTTTATGATGTTGACCCTAAACTAAGAGATGTATTTGACGGCCTTGTCAAAAAGATATTTAACCACCTTCCTGCTAAGGAAAACCCTTTTACTCATAGAGAAATAATTTTACTCAACCTCTATATTGAAAACCCTGAGAAACCATTTACCGCCAAACAGATAGCTGAAAAAGAAAACTTGAGTATAGCCACCGTCCATAGTTACAATAAAAATATTCTGACCAAAGCCAGAAGATTTTTCAATGACAATTCTATAAAATCTGCCAGTGATGTGGCTATTCTTATGAAGAAAAACGGAATACTATCTTAA
- a CDS encoding sugar phosphate isomerase/epimerase family protein: protein MNRRDIIKSSLATTAALTLGASSKLMAAPVKKKKHNFTYCLNTSTIMKQKVGLMTEIELAAKAGFDGIEIWMRTLEAFVKEGGKLSDVKKKASDLGITIEDSIGFAAWVVDNDETRNKAIEQTKREMDMLAKIGCKRIAAPPFGATNEPGLDLRKAAERFAVVCDLGKEMGVLPQLELWGFSQNLHLFGETLFVAAESGHPDAVILPDVYHLRRGGSPFEALEMINGSKIQMFHMNDYPGDIEKSKLTDAMRVMPGDGDAPFDDILSTLNAKGVPISLSLEIFNEDVWKMDAFEACKMGLSKMKAVVNSAVA from the coding sequence ATGAATAGAAGAGATATAATAAAATCTAGCTTAGCCACTACCGCAGCATTAACCTTAGGTGCTTCATCAAAACTAATGGCGGCACCGGTTAAAAAGAAAAAGCACAATTTTACTTATTGCTTAAACACCAGCACCATCATGAAACAGAAAGTTGGTCTCATGACGGAGATTGAGTTGGCTGCTAAGGCTGGTTTTGATGGTATTGAAATTTGGATGAGAACCTTAGAAGCTTTTGTAAAAGAAGGTGGAAAGCTATCTGATGTAAAAAAGAAAGCATCCGACTTGGGCATCACTATTGAAGACTCCATCGGTTTTGCCGCTTGGGTGGTAGATAATGATGAAACCAGAAACAAAGCCATAGAGCAGACCAAAAGAGAAATGGACATGCTAGCTAAAATAGGCTGTAAGCGAATAGCTGCACCACCTTTTGGAGCGACTAATGAACCCGGTTTAGACCTAAGAAAAGCAGCCGAAAGGTTTGCCGTAGTATGTGATCTTGGAAAAGAAATGGGTGTACTTCCTCAACTAGAACTTTGGGGCTTTTCTCAAAACTTACACTTATTTGGCGAAACGCTTTTTGTAGCTGCCGAATCTGGCCATCCAGACGCCGTTATCTTACCTGATGTATACCATTTAAGAAGAGGTGGCTCTCCTTTTGAAGCGTTGGAAATGATTAATGGAAGTAAAATTCAAATGTTCCATATGAATGACTACCCTGGAGACATTGAGAAATCTAAACTAACAGATGCTATGCGAGTAATGCCTGGAGATGGCGATGCTCCTTTTGATGATATTTTAAGCACCTTAAATGCCAAAGGTGTGCCTATTTCACTTTCTTTAGAAATCTTCAATGAAGATGTTTGGAAAATGGATGCTTTTGAAGCCTGTAAAATGGGACTATCTAAGATGAAAGCAGTAGTAAATAGTGCTGTAGCTTAA
- a CDS encoding 3-keto-disaccharide hydrolase, translating to MLKKSSLGLVVLSSFLIASCTNTESAESTIIEEVPEIGVGAAAIDGAEMYMDGTPEILHDKWEYWEGPRFSGEYPIKWMAVEDQETGQYAISSNDPGGKGGKYGSVDIVTKDKFKDFRAHVEFFIAAEGGNSGVYLQNRYEIQVLDGDTTSHGMAAVINESESPYHLYNGIGKWNAYDIQFRAARFDSEGNLTEQPVVTLYFNGKKAHTNVAIQQVWGGENSGLDGGNDGGKGITDKPGGLKLQAEGHDVLYRNIWIKPMDFENGDIDF from the coding sequence ATGTTAAAAAAGTCGAGCCTAGGCCTTGTGGTCCTATCAAGTTTCTTAATTGCAAGCTGCACAAACACAGAAAGTGCAGAATCTACTATAATAGAAGAAGTTCCTGAAATAGGCGTAGGTGCTGCAGCCATTGACGGTGCTGAAATGTATATGGATGGTACTCCAGAAATTCTTCATGATAAATGGGAATACTGGGAAGGGCCTCGTTTTTCTGGTGAATACCCTATAAAATGGATGGCGGTAGAAGATCAAGAAACTGGCCAATACGCCATCAGCAGCAATGACCCTGGAGGAAAAGGTGGTAAATATGGCTCGGTAGACATTGTGACCAAAGACAAATTCAAAGACTTTAGAGCCCATGTAGAGTTTTTCATAGCTGCAGAAGGCGGAAACTCCGGTGTTTATTTACAAAACAGGTATGAAATTCAAGTACTAGATGGTGACACTACATCGCACGGAATGGCTGCAGTAATTAACGAGTCTGAGTCTCCATATCATTTATACAACGGAATTGGTAAATGGAATGCTTACGATATCCAATTTCGTGCGGCAAGATTTGACAGCGAAGGTAATCTAACTGAGCAGCCGGTGGTGACACTATACTTCAATGGTAAAAAAGCTCATACCAATGTGGCTATTCAGCAAGTTTGGGGTGGCGAAAACTCAGGCTTAGATGGTGGAAACGATGGCGGAAAAGGAATTACAGACAAACCAGGCGGACTAAAACTACAAGCAGAAGGTCATGACGTACTTTATAGAAATATTTGGATTAAGCCAATGGACTTTGAAAACGGTGATATCGACTTTTAA
- a CDS encoding SMP-30/gluconolactonase/LRE family protein, with translation MHSKITKSLLSILCLMAFSNLKAQSLVKEGAKLTLISDQFAFTEGPAADKKGNVYFTDQPNDKIWKYSTNGDLSLYMDGTGRANGLFFDKAGNLIACADNDNELWKIDKNKNVEVLTKNWDGKRLNAPNDLWIDAKGGIYFSDPFYKRDYWKHTESEQEEQRVYYRNPAGKVSIAADGFVRPNGLIGDKMLSKMYITDIGDKKTYVYDMAADGSLNNKKLFCEQGSDGMTLDQKSNVYLVGKGVTIYSPEGKVIEKIDVPEGWTANITFGGKKNKTLFITASKSLYTIEMNVKGAK, from the coding sequence ATGCATTCAAAAATCACCAAAAGCCTTTTGTCTATTCTATGTCTTATGGCTTTCTCTAACCTAAAGGCACAAAGTCTAGTTAAAGAAGGAGCTAAATTGACATTAATTTCAGACCAATTTGCCTTTACAGAAGGCCCAGCAGCCGATAAAAAAGGAAACGTATATTTCACCGACCAGCCGAACGATAAAATCTGGAAATACTCGACCAACGGTGACTTAAGTCTTTATATGGATGGTACTGGTAGAGCCAACGGTCTGTTTTTTGACAAAGCGGGCAATCTAATAGCCTGTGCCGATAATGATAACGAGCTTTGGAAAATTGATAAAAATAAAAACGTAGAAGTTTTGACCAAAAACTGGGACGGCAAACGCCTCAATGCTCCAAATGACCTTTGGATTGACGCTAAAGGCGGAATTTATTTTTCCGACCCATTTTATAAAAGAGACTACTGGAAGCATACCGAAAGCGAGCAGGAAGAGCAACGTGTTTATTACCGAAACCCAGCTGGCAAAGTGAGCATTGCAGCCGATGGTTTTGTCCGCCCTAATGGGCTTATTGGTGACAAAATGCTAAGCAAAATGTACATAACAGACATAGGAGATAAAAAAACTTATGTTTACGATATGGCTGCAGACGGTAGCTTAAACAATAAAAAGCTTTTCTGTGAACAAGGTTCTGACGGCATGACCTTAGACCAAAAGAGTAATGTCTATCTGGTGGGAAAAGGAGTGACTATTTACAGCCCAGAGGGCAAAGTCATAGAAAAAATAGATGTGCCTGAAGGTTGGACAGCCAATATTACTTTTGGAGGCAAAAAAAACAAAACCCTTTTTATTACAGCCTCAAAGTCTCTTTATACTATCGAGATGAATGTAAAAGGAGCAAAATAA